A segment of the Mercurialis annua linkage group LG4, ddMerAnnu1.2, whole genome shotgun sequence genome:
GGATCATAAATGATGAATGCTAAATGAAATTTTTGCATTTCTAAATTACATAACGTTATCAAATTACATAATActttctattatttttcaacttatttatcatttctcaaattatatatcattttgaacTAAACATTATTTAAAAGTAGCATAAGACTTCCATTCAGTTCTTCTATCACTTCCATATCCATGATATCAATTGGCATATGGTTGATATCAAACCTGATAATTGCGCTAATTATAACAACTAAATTACAATCGACTTCCACTTAAGGCCATCATAGTTTTGAACCCAAACACTATTAACCTCCCGTGTCAACACCTGCATTTATGTAATGAACAGATACACTTCACTAAATCTAGATCAGTGCGGGAGAATAATATAAGTACACGAGATTGGGACACATTAATCGCTATTTATCAGAGTGATACCAACTCACCAAAATCGACAATGGTTTCCCTGGCCAATGCATGTTCCAAGCCAAACACAATGATGATCAAACTGAAGAATGCATTTATCACAATCATGGCAATGCTTTGCTCGCGGAGGCTGCAGTACCAAAATATGTATGGTAATCAAAAAATGTAAGATACATAAAAATAGAAGAACAAAAAGCATGTTTAGACCAGCTACTTATAACCCAGCAAAGTATAGTGTCATCATTCTATAACCTAGGTTAGACACGGTTAAGCTCTCATATAATGATTGGCCTTCTAGTAATGGTAAGCTTTTTATGATTGTAAAACCCAATCAATCAAAGAAATGAATTTGTTAGCATCCAAACTTCCCACTTCCATCATTTATCAGCAAATATATAGGTATCTCTAGGGCGGTTTGCATAATCTGACAATAGCATCACATAACTAACAACAATCTAGATTCGTAAAAGTTTACTTATGCCACTAGATGAAGATTAATGCGTAGTAgtttaaaagtgaaaaaataacaattaatatagCCAAACTAATCATACGAAGTACTCCCTCCCTCATTACATAACAAACAACAATCTAGATTTATAAGAGTTTTATTATGCAACCTGATAAGGATTTTTGCGTAGTAGTGTTTAGGagcaataaaataacaaataatgtAACCAAACTAATGACAGAGAGTACTCCTTTGTCCCCATTTCAGACACTCTTCCTTTTTTTGAATGTCATGTCTGATtccatacattttttttttctatatttagtcacattttaaattaatttttttaccctTGTTATACTTTTCAGATAAATTGCTAAtatattaaatacattttacaaacaaatgaaaaataaatcaatgCTTTCTTATAATGTGTGTCAAACACAAGGGGACTTCTAAAATGGGACAAAGGGAGTAAAATTAATATTGAAATATCAATACCTGCTCAACATTGCAATAGGAACATGTCAAAGTCCTGTAAAGACCAAAACAAAGCAGCTACATTAATTTCAAAAACACAAACATTAAATAGCTTCATCCCCTCTCCCCTCCCCCTACATTAACTTCAGAGAATTATGATTTTCAAGTAACCTAagcatttgtttaaattgcatAATACCTCACTGAGTAGCTGTGACGAAAGAATTTGTTTAGTTAGCATGATAAACAGAAATAGAAGGACATGTTTGGTTTTTGTCATCATCTAAATGAATTCTACTAAATGCCATCACTTTTGTCAATAAATAAAAGTGCACCTCATTACTAAGGAGCTTTCAACTGtactaaatataattatatgtttAGAGCTCAAAATATCCAACAGATATGCATGACATATGTGCACAAATTCTCTTACAGCAACATCTAAGAATATTCTTATGTATTTGCATACCTAATGGATGTTCCAGGGGGGTACATGTCCAAAACAATCTTTGTCCAAGACACTACGTGACTTCCAGCGCGACTCTCATCCACGGTGATAATCATGCTTCCATTTTTACTTGAAGCAGGTTGTCTTTGCTTaaacattataatatttaatagtcAGTAATGCatattcattttattaaaatgctTAACTCTACCAATATACAAGTTTAAAATAGGTGCTTTACTTGGAGGTGATTGAAGCTTTTGCATTTTTCTCATTCAGAGCTCTCATTGCATCAAGGACATAGCTGTAAGAAAAAATAAAGGGATAAAGCAACAACATTAATGCCAAAAAAAAATGCTCAACTAAAATCGCAATTATTAAACTTACCCAGGAGAAGAACAAGAAGTGACGAAGTATTGAGTCAATGTtacaacaaacaataataaatataaagcaATGTACCTGGGAACAAAATCACCAGAGAAGGGgaaaaagtcaaataaaattcataaagaTATTTGTGATTGAAGAATTAAGGGaaagattcaaaaaaaaaataaccatgCTAATAGAGCATTCACACAGATACCCAGCACTCCTTAATGCCAGTAATGTTTCTGAAATCTAAACCTAGAGCTTAAATAAAAGTTTACCATTGCCACATTCAAAACATAACATGTTTTTAGGTATCATTTTCTTCCAAACACAAACCTACAATATTTTAGTGAATTAGatttaaaagtcaaaaaattTTCTCTTCCTTTTTCCTCCCAAAAATTGAAGGGGTAGAATCGCAATAAGACAAAGGAACATTCAGACATCTTAAGCTACATGCTAGATTTGTAGGAGGGGGGATGGGGATCACAATGTCTATATTTTTAGGATGAACTAACAGTGAAAAAGTTTGCATTCACTACTCATCCTCTATAGCACAAGTAAAGCAAATTATTGCCATACATTCTAAACTATTTCTGTCATCCACCAGCAACATGACCggtttaaaaattaaagcagAATGTTTGATGTCCACCTAAAACTTGTATCCAAATCATCAAAAATTCAACACCTTTCCTGCCTCCCTCCCCCCCCCCTGAATCTACTCAACTCAtagataacaaaataaaatgtataattGAATTCAGTATTGcataaatttcttatttttttctttattaagtTTCCACATAACTATTTTGCAAATTATGCTGTTGGGTATAGACTTCATTGTTCCCTCCGCCCACTAAAACGAACATAAGAAAATACATATTACCCTCATCACAAAAGCTAAACGACCTTAACTGAAAATTCATTGTTAAAAAACAGATGGTTTCTCATCTACCTAATGTCATAAGTCACTAGACCACTAAACTCCACCAACACATCTGTAAACCTTTACTTTGAATAACGACGTTGTATAAAGGGGACAAAAGAAAATCAATGAAATGTAAAAGAAGATACCAAGGCTGTTGTCTTGCTTTctctattaaaaatttatcgaAGAGAAAGAGAATTCCAACATAGATCACATGTAGTATCACAAATGCCGCCTTCAACCCCAACGAAGATCTCCTTGCTATGCATAGATAGAGTGggataaacaaaataaaacaaagttaATAGTTCAGCTTCACATAATAATGCATAAATGATTTCTTTTAATcatcaaataaaaaca
Coding sequences within it:
- the LOC126679347 gene encoding protein S-acyltransferase 10 codes for the protein MPITSSGVFRDSCHGVFDQCYRLFPCLADPARRSSLGLKAAFVILHVIYVGILFLFDKFLIEKARQQPWYIALYLLLFVVTLTQYFVTSCSSPGYVLDAMRALNEKNAKASITSKQPASSKNGSMIITVDESRAGSHVVSWTKIVLDMYPPGTSIRTLTCSYCNVEQPPRAKHCHDCDKCILQFDHHCVWLGTCIGQGNHCRFWWYICEETALCLWTEILYVMYLKADITRAWWKDAIVIILLVTLSISLIFLLLLLLFHSYLILTNQTTYELVRRRRIPYLRGIPDRVYPFSQGGCKNVYDFCCAQSRLERLPSAMELEMKSRPYTCLDFLACRCC